Proteins co-encoded in one Macrobrachium nipponense isolate FS-2020 chromosome 24, ASM1510439v2, whole genome shotgun sequence genomic window:
- the LOC135205407 gene encoding gastrula zinc finger protein XlCGF57.1-like, whose amino-acid sequence MNSEHTPKFPIKVEVEDPISLFPNSHESQDLSSINHEKDLDARDTTNNCSSLSLDPSVKIKTEPGIDESISVDLSLKVKAEPGIYESVHMDPSFKVKVEPGLYEEGVEYLCTTELKESEDEKQSSEEEISEDETEDLWTSTQDSCTIPFKSTEKHKGSLESHQKIHTKKKKCSSRASGNKCSQMEVPETDREVHIREKPFACNECGKQFDKEWHLDSHLLTHKGEKPFACLECGREFTNANNLKMHMKAHSDKSFACSECGKVFSWKSRLTEHMKMHTADKPFSCSDCGKEFSRKCNLTDHMKIHTREKPFLCSECGRGFSLTSNLRKHMRIHTGVKPFTCTECGRGFAVRGMLRRHMRIHTGEKPFSCSVCEKSYSRKINLTCHMRIHNGEHPFACSECGKGFPMRGLLRRHMKIHSGVKPYTCPECRRVFSQMSSLKSHMRIHTGEKPFICSVCERGFSQKSSLKSHMRIHTGEKPFVCSYCEKAFCQRRSLKTHLTLHTG is encoded by the coding sequence atgaattcaGAACATACCCCAAAATTTCCTATTAAAGTGGAAGTGGAAGACCCCATCTCACTCTTCCCTAACAGTCATGAAAGCCAAGATCTTTCTTCCATTAATCATGAAAAAGATTTGGATGCTCGTGATACAACAAATAATTGCAGCTCTCTGTCTTTGGACCCATCAGTGAAAATCAAGACAGAGCCAGGGATAGATGAGTCAATAAGTGTGGATCTATCCTTGAAAGTCAAGGCAGAACCtggaatatatgaaagtgtgcATATGGATCCATCTTTTAAAGTCAAGGTAGAGCCAGGACTATATGAAGAAGGTGTAGAATATTTATGTACAACTGAATTAAAAGAGAGTGAGGACGAAAAACAAAGTTCTGAAGAGGAAATCAGTGAAGACGAAACTGAAGATTTATGGACTTCTACCCAAGATAGTTGTACAATACCTTTTAAGTCCACTGAGAAACACAAAGGAAGTCTTGAAAGCCACCAGAAAATtcatactaaaaagaaaaaatgttcatCTCGTGCAAGTGGAAACAAATGCTCACAGATGGAGGTTCCGGAAACCGATCGTGAAGTTCATATTAGAGAGAAGCCTTTTGCATGTAATGAATGTGGAAAACAATTTGATAAGGAATGGCATCTTGACTCTCATTTGCTGACTCATAAGGGAGAGAAGCCATTTGCATGTCTTGAATGTGGAAGAGAATTTACCAATGCAAATAATCTCAAGATGCACATGAAAGCCCACTCAGATAAATCCTTTGCTTGCAGTGAGTGCGGAAAAGTATTTTCATGGAAAAGTCGGCTTACAGAACATATGAAGATGCACACTGCAGATAAGCCCTTCAGTTGCAGTGACTGTGGGAAGGAATTTTCTCGCAAATGTAATCTCACAGATCATATGAAGATTCACACTAGAGAGAAGCCTTTTCTCTGCTCTGAGTGTGGGAGAGGGTTTTCTCTGACAAGCAATCTTAGGAAGCATATGAGAATTCACACGGGAGTGAAGCCGTTCACTTGCACCGAATGCGGAAGAGGATTTGCCGTGAGAGGGATGCTCAGGAGGCACATGAGAATCCACACAGGGGAGAAGCCTTTCAGTTGCAGTGTGTGTGAGAAATCCTATTCTCGGAAAATTAATCTGACGTGTCACATGAGGATTCACAATGGAGAGCACCCATTTGCTTGCTCTGAGTGTGGAAAAGGATTTCCTATGAGAGGATTGCTGAGAAGACATATGAAAATTCACTCAGGTGTGAAGCCATACACTTGCCCAGAATGCAGAAGAGTATTTTCTCAGATGAGCAGTCTCAAAAGTCATATGCGaattcacactggagagaagccattcatttgCTCTGTGTGTGAAAGAGGATTTTCTCAGAAAAGTAGCCTTAAAAGTCATATGCGAATTCACACAGGGGAGAAACCTTTTGTCTGTAGTTATTGTGAAAAGGCGTTTTGTCAGAGACGTAGTCTCAAAACTCACTTGACCCTTCACACAGGATGA